One window of Myxococcus xanthus genomic DNA carries:
- the kdpC gene encoding potassium-transporting ATPase subunit KdpC yields MFSTFLTALRTCVVTMVLTGLLYPLAVTGLAQLLFPGEANGSWVKDGRGRVVGSALIGQGFTRAGYFHPRPSAAGAGYDGAASSGSNLGPTSLKLKERAAAELERLRRENPDAAGPVPAELVTTSASGLDPHLSPEAARWQAARVARARGVALERVLDVVDARVEGRTFGVLGEPRVNVLLLNLALDRRFGPLPDAAPGVGGRASPGQGAP; encoded by the coding sequence ATGTTCTCCACATTCCTCACGGCCCTGCGCACGTGCGTCGTCACGATGGTGCTCACGGGGCTGCTGTACCCGCTGGCCGTCACCGGGCTTGCGCAGCTCCTCTTTCCGGGGGAGGCCAATGGCTCGTGGGTGAAGGACGGCCGGGGCCGCGTGGTGGGCAGCGCGCTCATCGGCCAGGGCTTCACCCGGGCGGGGTACTTCCATCCGCGTCCTTCCGCCGCTGGCGCGGGCTACGACGGCGCGGCGTCCTCGGGCAGCAACCTGGGGCCCACGTCGCTGAAGCTGAAGGAACGCGCGGCGGCCGAGCTGGAGCGCCTGCGCCGGGAGAATCCGGATGCAGCGGGGCCCGTTCCCGCCGAGTTGGTGACGACGTCCGCGTCTGGGTTGGACCCCCACCTGTCGCCGGAGGCGGCGCGCTGGCAGGCGGCGCGGGTGGCACGGGCCCGCGGCGTGGCGCTGGAGCGGGTGCTGGACGTGGTGGACGCGCGGGTGGAGGGGCGGACCTTCGGCGTGCTGGGCGAGCCGCGCGTCAACGTCCTGCTGTTGAACCTCGCGTTGGACAGGCGCTTCGGGCCGCTTCCGGACGCGGCGCCGGGCGTGGGGGGCAGGGCCTCGCCGGGCCAGGGCGCACCTTGA